The genomic stretch CATGCTCGGCTCCTCCGCCGAGGCCGAGGACGCCGTGCAGGAGGCCTGGTTCCGGCTCAGCCGGTCCGGGGCTGCCGGGATCGACAACCTCGGCGGCTGGCTGACCACCGTCGTCGGCCGGGTCTGCCTCGACCTGCTGCGTTCCCGTGGCTCACGCGCCGAGCGGCCGCTGGACGCCGTAGGGCCGGAGCCCGCCGACACCGCGGGACCCGAGCAGGACGCGCTGCTCGCCGACTCGGTGGGCGTCGCCCTGCTGGTGGTGCTGGAGGCCCTGACGCCCGCCGAGCGGCTGGCGTTCGTGCTGCACGACCTGTTCGGGGTGTCCTTCGAGGAGATCGCGGCCGTGGTCGGCCGTACCCCCGCCGCCGCGCGGCAGCTCGCCAGCCGGGCCCGGCGCCGGGTGCGCGGGGCGGAACCGGCGGGCGGCGATCCGGCGCGGCAGCGGGCGGTCGTGGA from Streptomyces davaonensis JCM 4913 encodes the following:
- a CDS encoding sigma-70 family RNA polymerase sigma factor; the encoded protein is MTTDDDFLAERFEAHRPHLRAVAHRMLGSSAEAEDAVQEAWFRLSRSGAAGIDNLGGWLTTVVGRVCLDLLRSRGSRAERPLDAVGPEPADTAGPEQDALLADSVGVALLVVLEALTPAERLAFVLHDLFGVSFEEIAAVVGRTPAAARQLASRARRRVRGAEPAGGDPARQRAVVDAFLAAAREGDFDALVEVLDPDVVARTEAGITTGALAVAKGASGFAALARLSRPALVDGRPGLATLVDGRLDRVLGFTVVRDRIAVVDIITDPGRLASLDVRLV